One genomic region from Ornithinicoccus hortensis encodes:
- a CDS encoding class I adenylate-forming enzyme family protein: MTSSAAGAHTLGRWTTDRARVRPDAVAVVDRGIELGYGELERRAEALAASLRGAGYRRGDRIATLTGNTADHVVVFFACAKAGLVLVPMSWRLTVAELTAQLEHADPAVLLVEEEFATSGEQAVRRLAARVPTARLGESGVEADPPAPWRSDDTEPTPGIPGPVRDDDPLLMVFTSGSSGRSKAAVLTHATCSWTNLSLSRTLGLSEQDVVLAVLPQFHVGGWNIQPLLAWWHGATVVLERTFDAGRALRLIADRGITTMMAVPTQYLLMAEHADFATTDFSRMRSAVVGGAPMPAPLLRTYHARGVALTQGYGLTEAGPNVLCVPPQDAHARVGYAGKPYPHVDVAIADPATGRHLDGPGTGELLVRGPGMFAGYFRDEEATRDAWRDGWLATGDVATRDADGYLKIVDRLKNIYISGGENVSPAEVEQVLRQLPFVADVAVVGVPDDRWGEVGVALVVRRAGVAGDEAEVIEHVRSQLAAYKVPAVVRVVDTLPYVTLGKVDRVRARELALAASTGRQETR, encoded by the coding sequence GTGACGAGCAGCGCCGCGGGTGCCCACACGCTGGGTCGGTGGACCACCGACCGCGCCAGGGTGCGCCCCGACGCGGTGGCCGTCGTCGACCGGGGCATCGAGCTGGGCTACGGCGAGCTGGAGCGCCGGGCCGAGGCGTTGGCGGCCTCCCTCCGGGGGGCCGGCTACCGGCGCGGCGACCGGATCGCCACGCTCACCGGCAACACCGCGGACCACGTCGTGGTCTTCTTCGCCTGCGCCAAGGCCGGCCTGGTGCTGGTGCCGATGTCCTGGCGGCTGACCGTCGCCGAGCTGACCGCGCAACTGGAGCACGCCGACCCCGCGGTGCTTCTGGTGGAGGAGGAGTTCGCCACCAGCGGCGAGCAGGCGGTGCGGCGGCTCGCCGCACGGGTCCCGACCGCCCGGCTGGGGGAGTCCGGTGTCGAGGCGGACCCACCCGCCCCGTGGCGCAGCGACGACACGGAGCCGACCCCCGGCATACCGGGTCCGGTCCGGGACGACGACCCCCTGCTCATGGTGTTCACCTCCGGCAGCTCGGGCCGGTCCAAGGCCGCCGTGCTCACCCACGCCACGTGTTCGTGGACCAACCTGTCGCTGTCCCGCACCCTGGGCCTGTCCGAGCAGGACGTCGTGCTGGCCGTGCTCCCGCAGTTCCACGTGGGCGGGTGGAACATCCAACCGCTGCTGGCCTGGTGGCACGGGGCGACCGTGGTGCTGGAGCGCACCTTCGACGCCGGCCGGGCGCTCCGGCTGATCGCGGACCGCGGGATCACCACCATGATGGCCGTCCCGACGCAGTACCTCCTGATGGCCGAGCACGCCGACTTCGCCACCACCGACTTCTCCCGGATGCGCAGCGCCGTCGTGGGCGGTGCCCCGATGCCGGCGCCGTTGCTGCGGACCTACCACGCCCGCGGCGTCGCGCTCACCCAGGGCTACGGCCTCACCGAGGCCGGGCCCAACGTGCTCTGCGTCCCCCCGCAGGACGCGCACGCCCGGGTCGGCTACGCCGGCAAGCCCTACCCGCACGTGGACGTCGCGATCGCCGACCCGGCGACGGGCCGGCACCTCGACGGACCAGGCACCGGCGAGCTGTTGGTCCGTGGTCCTGGCATGTTCGCCGGGTACTTCCGCGACGAGGAGGCCACCCGGGACGCCTGGCGCGACGGGTGGCTGGCCACCGGCGACGTCGCCACCCGGGACGCGGACGGGTACCTGAAGATCGTCGACCGGCTGAAGAACATCTACATCTCCGGGGGAGAGAACGTCTCACCGGCCGAGGTCGAGCAGGTGCTGCGGCAGCTGCCGTTCGTGGCCGACGTCGCGGTCGTCGGGGTGCCCGACGACCGTTGGGGTGAGGTCGGGGTCGCGCTCGTCGTGCGCCGGGCCGGGGTCGCCGGGGACGAGGCCGAGGTGATCGAGCACGTCCGCAGCCAGCTCGCGGCATACAAGGTGCCCGCCGTCGTGCGCGTCGTCGACACCCTGCCCTACGTGACGCTCGGCAAGGTCGACCGCGTCCGGGCACGGGAACTGGCGCTCGCGGCGTCGACCGGACGACAGGAGACACGGTGA
- a CDS encoding TetR/AcrR family transcriptional regulator, whose amino-acid sequence MSSAPRTSRGTRTRAKILAAAEQVFATLGFHDASIVKITEEAGVGLGTFYLYFPGKTEIFEEVVRDLNHRVRQAMSVASSEASTRIEAERAGFRAYFRFTAEHPALYRIIRQAEFVAPSAMRAHYASIVEGYIAGLRTAQARGEVRELDPTVAAWALMGAGELIGMRWVLWEQENSDQPAGVPEPVFESLMDLIEVALSAPDTAHDTDKESP is encoded by the coding sequence GTGAGTTCAGCACCCCGCACCAGCCGGGGCACCCGCACCCGGGCCAAGATCCTGGCCGCCGCCGAGCAGGTGTTCGCCACCCTGGGCTTCCACGACGCCTCCATCGTGAAGATCACCGAGGAGGCGGGTGTCGGGCTGGGGACCTTCTACCTCTATTTTCCCGGCAAGACCGAGATCTTCGAGGAGGTCGTGCGGGACCTGAACCACCGGGTCCGGCAGGCCATGTCGGTGGCCTCCTCGGAGGCATCGACCCGGATCGAGGCCGAGCGGGCCGGGTTCCGGGCCTACTTCCGGTTCACTGCCGAGCACCCGGCGCTCTACCGGATCATCCGGCAGGCAGAGTTCGTCGCGCCGTCGGCGATGCGCGCCCACTACGCCAGCATCGTCGAGGGCTACATCGCGGGCTTGCGCACGGCGCAGGCACGGGGCGAGGTGCGCGAGCTGGACCCGACCGTGGCCGCCTGGGCGCTGATGGGTGCCGGCGAACTGATCGGTATGCGGTGGGTGCTGTGGGAGCAGGAGAACTCCGACCAGCCCGCCGGCGTGCCCGAGCCGGTCTTCGAATCGTTGATGGACCTGATCGAGGTGGCGCTGAGCGCCCCGGACACCGCGCACGACACGGACAAGGAGTCCCCATGA